Proteins encoded within one genomic window of Nakamurella alba:
- the nuoH gene encoding NADH-quinone oxidoreductase subunit NuoH yields MTGPVLRDVSPGLTPDGSVQLLLADDPWWLVLIKAVIVFALLLLMTLFAIWFERRVVGRMQHRPGPNWNGPFGLLQSLADALKLIFKEGIIPARADKFVYIAAPIMACIPAFLTFSVIPVGGEVSMFGHHTALQLVDLPVGVLAALAFASIGVYGIVLGGWASGSTYPLLGGLRSAAQLISYEVAMGLSFVAVFLYAGTLSTSAIVTQQAGGWYVWLLPVSFVIYCISMVGETNRAPFDMAEAEGELVGGFNTEYSGMRFGTFFLAEYINMINVSAIATTLFLGGWRAPWPLSLMEWTNTGWWTVLWFMVKLWLFMFVFVWIRGSLPRVRYDQFMHLGWKVLVPVSLLWIVLISTARVLNTATDLSTRDVLLWLGIPLVVVLLVVAFWPQRARDPDSDDEPEPEEVFELREGPPDTVVGPRLGAYPVPPLDLVVPVPPIRARRTALPAGGQSDIPDPTEVGSR; encoded by the coding sequence ATGACCGGTCCCGTGCTGCGCGACGTGAGCCCCGGGCTCACCCCGGACGGCTCGGTGCAGCTGCTGCTGGCCGACGACCCGTGGTGGCTGGTGCTGATCAAGGCGGTCATCGTCTTCGCCCTGCTGCTGCTGATGACATTGTTCGCGATCTGGTTCGAGCGCCGGGTCGTCGGCCGGATGCAGCACCGCCCGGGACCCAACTGGAACGGCCCGTTCGGTCTGCTGCAGTCGCTCGCCGACGCGCTGAAGCTGATCTTCAAGGAAGGCATCATCCCGGCGCGGGCGGACAAGTTCGTCTACATCGCCGCGCCGATCATGGCCTGCATCCCGGCCTTCCTCACCTTCTCGGTGATCCCGGTCGGCGGCGAGGTCAGCATGTTCGGCCACCACACCGCGCTGCAGCTGGTCGACCTCCCGGTCGGCGTGCTGGCGGCGCTGGCGTTCGCCTCCATCGGCGTCTACGGGATCGTGCTCGGCGGCTGGGCCTCCGGGTCCACCTACCCGCTGCTCGGCGGCCTCCGCTCGGCGGCGCAGCTGATCTCGTACGAGGTGGCGATGGGCCTGTCGTTCGTCGCGGTGTTCCTCTACGCCGGAACCCTGTCCACCTCGGCGATCGTCACCCAGCAGGCCGGCGGCTGGTACGTCTGGCTGCTGCCCGTCTCCTTCGTCATCTACTGCATCTCGATGGTCGGCGAGACCAACCGCGCGCCGTTCGACATGGCCGAGGCCGAGGGCGAACTCGTCGGCGGCTTCAACACCGAGTACTCCGGGATGCGGTTCGGCACCTTCTTCCTCGCCGAGTACATCAACATGATCAACGTCTCGGCGATCGCCACCACGCTGTTCCTCGGCGGCTGGCGCGCACCCTGGCCGCTCTCGCTCATGGAGTGGACGAACACCGGTTGGTGGACGGTGCTCTGGTTCATGGTGAAGCTCTGGCTGTTCATGTTCGTGTTCGTCTGGATCCGCGGCAGCCTGCCCCGGGTGCGCTACGACCAGTTCATGCACCTGGGCTGGAAGGTGCTGGTGCCGGTCTCGCTGTTGTGGATCGTGCTGATCTCCACCGCCAGGGTGCTGAACACCGCCACCGACCTGTCCACCCGGGACGTGCTGCTGTGGCTAGGCATCCCGCTGGTGGTGGTGCTGCTGGTGGTCGCGTTCTGGCCGCAACGGGCCCGGGATCCCGACTCCGACGACGAGCCGGAGCCGGAAGAGGTGTTCGAGCTCCGCGAGGGCCCGCCGGACACGGTGGTCGGGCCGCGGCTCGGCGCCTATCCCGTCCCACCTCTGGACCTGGTCGTGCCGGTGCCGCCGATCCGCGCACGCCGTACCGCCCTGCCCGCGGGCGGGCAGTCCGACATACCCGATCCGACCGAAGTGGGGAGCCGCTGA
- a CDS encoding NADH-quinone oxidoreductase subunit G, with protein sequence MTQVANPPAGADGPADTPVPEGHVRLVIDGITVDAPKGELVIRTAERIGTAIPRFCDHPLLEPVGACRQCLVEVEMGGRPMPKPQAACTQTVADGMVVRTQVSSPVAEKAQRSNLEFLLLNHPLDCPICDKGGECPLQNQTLANGAATSRMHEAKRVFTKPIAVSTEILLDRERCVLCQRCTRFSEQIAGDKFIDLLERGSAQQIGINSAEPFQSYFSGNTIQICPVGALTSAAYRFRSRPFDLVSTPSVCEHCAGGCSLRTDHRSGVVMRRLAGADPEVNEEWNCDKGRFAFAYLRSDDRLTRPLVRNAESGELEPASWTEAMTAAAEGLLAARDSRGVAVLTGGRLTVTDAYAYAKFARVALRTNDIDFRVRIHSEEEAAFLATRVVGRTPATGGVTYGELEKAPAVVLVALEPEEESGILFLRLRKASRRGVPVFSVGAVHTRSLSKMSGTLLPAVPGFEAAVLQQLSDSGNEEAAATGLRSPGAVILVGERAAGTPGLLDAVGALADATGARIGWVPRRAGERGALEAGALPHLLPGGHPVADDSARAHVESVWGATVPSAPGRDTAAILAAAGTATGPSALLIAAVEPGDLPDPAAAVAAIAATGFVVSLEIRRSAVTELADVVFPVAATPERSGAFVNWEGRIRPFEKALDAGRLDEGRILDTLGVEMDVDLYTQTPVAARADMARVGRWTGPVPATRAGSAPVDPGEGFRLSSWRMNLDAGRMQDGEPHLAGTARPDVVRLSPADAAALGLTDGGPVTVDGPSGGSVTLPLAVTTMLDGVVWLPGRVRGTPLGALLGTGAGGRVDVRSGVKVESR encoded by the coding sequence ATGACCCAGGTGGCGAACCCGCCCGCCGGTGCCGACGGACCGGCCGACACTCCGGTGCCGGAGGGCCATGTCCGGCTGGTGATCGACGGGATCACCGTGGACGCACCGAAGGGCGAGCTGGTGATCCGCACCGCGGAGCGCATCGGTACCGCCATCCCGCGGTTCTGCGACCACCCGCTGCTGGAGCCGGTCGGTGCCTGCCGGCAGTGCCTGGTCGAGGTGGAGATGGGCGGCCGGCCGATGCCCAAGCCGCAGGCCGCCTGCACCCAGACGGTCGCCGACGGCATGGTGGTGCGCACCCAGGTGTCGTCGCCGGTGGCGGAGAAGGCACAGCGGTCGAACCTGGAGTTCCTGCTGCTGAACCACCCGCTGGACTGCCCCATCTGTGACAAGGGCGGCGAGTGCCCGCTGCAGAACCAGACGCTGGCCAACGGCGCCGCGACGTCCCGCATGCACGAGGCGAAGCGGGTCTTCACCAAGCCGATCGCGGTGTCGACGGAGATCCTGCTGGACCGGGAGCGGTGTGTGCTGTGCCAGCGCTGCACCCGCTTCTCCGAGCAGATCGCCGGGGACAAGTTCATCGACCTGCTGGAGCGCGGTTCGGCGCAACAGATCGGCATCAACAGCGCGGAGCCCTTCCAGAGCTACTTCTCCGGCAACACCATCCAGATCTGCCCGGTCGGTGCCCTCACCTCGGCCGCCTACCGGTTCCGCTCCCGGCCGTTCGACCTGGTCTCCACCCCGTCGGTGTGCGAGCACTGCGCGGGCGGCTGTTCGCTGCGCACCGACCACCGGTCCGGGGTGGTGATGCGCCGGCTGGCCGGCGCCGACCCGGAGGTCAACGAGGAGTGGAACTGCGACAAGGGCCGGTTCGCCTTCGCCTACCTGCGCTCCGACGACCGGCTGACCCGGCCGCTGGTCCGCAACGCCGAGTCCGGCGAGCTGGAGCCGGCCTCCTGGACCGAGGCGATGACCGCAGCGGCGGAAGGCTTGCTGGCCGCCCGTGATTCGCGCGGGGTCGCGGTGCTGACCGGCGGTCGGCTGACCGTCACCGATGCCTACGCCTACGCGAAATTCGCCCGGGTGGCGTTGCGCACCAACGACATCGACTTCCGGGTCCGGATCCACTCCGAGGAGGAGGCCGCCTTCCTGGCCACCCGGGTGGTCGGCCGGACCCCGGCGACCGGCGGCGTGACCTACGGCGAGCTGGAGAAGGCGCCGGCGGTGGTGCTGGTGGCACTGGAGCCGGAGGAGGAGTCCGGCATCCTGTTCCTGCGGCTGCGCAAGGCCTCCCGGCGCGGCGTGCCGGTGTTCTCGGTCGGCGCCGTGCACACCCGGTCGCTGTCGAAGATGTCCGGCACCCTGCTGCCGGCGGTGCCGGGCTTCGAAGCCGCCGTGCTGCAACAGCTCTCGGACTCCGGGAACGAGGAGGCCGCCGCCACCGGACTGCGGTCGCCGGGCGCGGTGATCTTGGTCGGCGAACGGGCCGCCGGCACGCCGGGTCTGCTGGACGCCGTCGGCGCGCTGGCCGATGCCACCGGTGCCCGGATCGGCTGGGTGCCGCGACGGGCGGGGGAGCGCGGCGCGCTGGAGGCCGGTGCCCTGCCGCACCTGCTGCCCGGCGGTCATCCGGTGGCCGACGATTCCGCCCGTGCCCACGTGGAATCCGTGTGGGGGGCAACGGTCCCGTCCGCCCCCGGCCGGGACACCGCGGCGATCCTGGCCGCCGCCGGGACCGCCACCGGACCGTCGGCGCTGCTGATCGCCGCCGTCGAGCCGGGCGACCTGCCCGACCCGGCCGCCGCGGTCGCCGCCATCGCGGCCACCGGCTTCGTGGTGAGCCTGGAGATCCGGCGCAGCGCGGTGACCGAACTGGCCGACGTGGTGTTCCCGGTCGCCGCGACGCCGGAACGGTCCGGGGCCTTCGTGAACTGGGAGGGCCGCATCCGGCCGTTCGAGAAGGCGCTGGACGCCGGGCGTCTGGACGAGGGCCGGATCCTGGACACCCTCGGGGTGGAGATGGACGTCGACCTCTACACGCAGACCCCGGTCGCCGCCCGCGCCGACATGGCCAGGGTCGGCCGCTGGACCGGGCCGGTCCCGGCGACCCGCGCCGGTAGCGCCCCGGTCGATCCGGGCGAGGGGTTCCGGCTCAGCAGCTGGCGGATGAACCTGGACGCCGGCCGGATGCAGGACGGTGAACCGCATCTCGCCGGCACCGCCCGGCCGGACGTGGTCCGGCTGTCGCCGGCGGACGCGGCCGCGCTCGGGCTGACCGACGGCGGTCCGGTGACCGTCGACGGGCCGTCCGGCGGATCGGTGACCCTGCCGCTGGCGGTGACCACGATGCTCGACGGTGTGGTGTGGCTGCCCGGCCGGGTGCGCGGGACGCCGCTCGGCGCCCTGCTGGGCACCGGTGCCGGCGGCCGGGTGGACGTGCGGTCCGGAGTGAAGGTGGAATCGCGATGA
- the nuoF gene encoding NADH-quinone oxidoreductase subunit NuoF gives MSTPETEQASITPVLTRRWSSPQSWTLDSYRQLDGYSALRTALTVDPGQLVELMKASGLRGRGGAGFPTGLKWSFLPQGDGKPHYLVVNADEGEPGTCKDIPYMMADPHALIEGCIITCYAIRAPFCAIYIRGEALHSIRRVTAAVNEAKAAGFLGKDILGSGFDLEIVVHAGAGAYICGEETALLDSLEGRRGQPRLKPPFPAVAGLYACPTVVNNVETIATVPAIVAGGPDWYRSMGTEKSPGPKIYSLSGHVTRPGQYEAPMGTTLRQLLASAGGMLDGIPLKFFTPGGSSTPIFTAEHLDVPLSFDDVAAAGSMLGTTALMCFNETVSVPWAVWKWLEFYKHESCGKCTPCREGTGWLVQILRRVVGGTGTMEDLDTLADAAGNIAGRSFCALGDAAATPILSSFKYFRGEFEDLVTGRTPPVISARALVGAH, from the coding sequence ATGAGCACACCCGAGACCGAGCAGGCGTCGATCACGCCGGTGCTGACCCGCCGGTGGTCCTCGCCGCAGTCGTGGACCCTCGACAGCTACCGGCAGCTGGACGGCTACTCCGCCCTGCGCACCGCGCTGACCGTCGATCCCGGGCAGTTGGTCGAGCTGATGAAGGCCTCCGGCCTGCGCGGCCGCGGCGGGGCCGGCTTCCCGACCGGGCTCAAGTGGTCCTTCCTGCCGCAGGGCGACGGCAAGCCGCACTACCTGGTGGTCAACGCCGACGAGGGCGAACCCGGGACGTGCAAGGACATCCCGTACATGATGGCCGATCCGCACGCGCTCATCGAGGGCTGCATCATCACCTGCTACGCGATCCGGGCACCGTTCTGCGCGATCTACATCCGCGGCGAGGCGCTGCACTCGATCCGCCGGGTGACCGCCGCGGTGAACGAGGCGAAGGCCGCCGGGTTCCTCGGGAAGGACATCCTGGGTTCGGGTTTCGACCTGGAGATCGTGGTGCACGCCGGTGCGGGCGCCTACATCTGCGGCGAGGAGACGGCGTTGCTGGACTCCCTCGAGGGGCGCCGCGGCCAGCCGCGGCTGAAGCCGCCGTTCCCCGCCGTCGCCGGGCTGTACGCCTGCCCGACGGTGGTCAACAACGTCGAGACCATCGCCACAGTCCCGGCGATCGTCGCGGGCGGGCCGGACTGGTACCGGTCGATGGGCACCGAGAAGTCGCCCGGGCCGAAGATCTACTCGCTGTCCGGCCACGTCACCCGGCCCGGGCAGTACGAGGCGCCGATGGGCACCACGCTGCGGCAACTGCTGGCCAGCGCCGGTGGGATGCTGGACGGGATCCCGCTGAAGTTCTTCACCCCGGGCGGCTCCTCGACGCCGATCTTCACCGCCGAGCACCTGGACGTGCCGCTGTCCTTCGACGACGTGGCCGCCGCCGGCTCGATGCTCGGCACCACGGCGCTGATGTGCTTCAACGAGACGGTGTCGGTGCCGTGGGCGGTCTGGAAGTGGCTGGAGTTCTACAAGCACGAGTCGTGCGGCAAGTGCACCCCGTGCCGGGAGGGCACCGGCTGGCTGGTGCAGATCCTGCGCCGGGTGGTCGGCGGCACCGGGACGATGGAGGACCTGGACACCCTCGCCGACGCCGCGGGCAACATCGCCGGCCGGTCGTTCTGCGCGCTCGGCGACGCGGCCGCGACGCCGATCCTGTCCTCCTTCAAGTACTTCCGCGGTGAGTTCGAGGACCTTGTCACCGGGCGCACCCCGCCGGTGATCTCCGCCCGCGCCCTGGTCGGGGCCCACTGA
- the nuoE gene encoding NADH-quinone oxidoreductase subunit NuoE, which yields MNRIGVPEFVAGTTDFDETTRARADALVARYPVGRSALLPLLHLVQSVEGCVTQGGIEFCARQLDLTAAEVSAVATFYTMYKRRPCGEHLVSVCTNTLCAVLGGDEIYAALSDHLGVGHEETAGEPGEPGSITLETAECLAACDHGPVLQVNYEFYDRQTADGALGLVQALQRGEKPAPTRGAPLTDFRTAELEIAGVVPADEAARVAGNSVSEYTLRGNTIAEATGASAPAMPDHYDMPALPEKK from the coding sequence GTGAACCGCATCGGCGTCCCCGAGTTCGTCGCCGGCACCACGGATTTCGACGAGACTACCCGGGCCCGGGCGGACGCGCTGGTGGCGCGCTACCCGGTCGGCCGGTCCGCGCTGCTGCCGCTGCTGCACCTGGTGCAGTCGGTGGAGGGCTGCGTCACCCAGGGTGGGATCGAGTTCTGCGCCCGGCAGCTGGATCTCACCGCCGCCGAGGTGTCCGCGGTGGCCACGTTCTACACGATGTACAAGCGCCGGCCGTGCGGCGAGCACCTGGTCAGCGTCTGCACCAACACGCTGTGCGCGGTGCTCGGCGGCGACGAGATCTACGCGGCCCTGTCTGACCACCTGGGCGTCGGGCACGAGGAGACGGCCGGGGAGCCGGGCGAGCCCGGGTCGATCACCCTGGAGACCGCGGAGTGTCTGGCCGCCTGCGACCACGGGCCGGTGCTGCAGGTGAACTACGAGTTCTACGACCGGCAGACCGCCGACGGCGCACTGGGTCTGGTGCAGGCGCTGCAGCGCGGCGAGAAGCCGGCACCCACCCGGGGTGCCCCGCTCACCGACTTCCGCACCGCCGAGCTGGAGATCGCCGGCGTGGTGCCGGCGGACGAGGCCGCGCGGGTCGCCGGCAACTCGGTGTCCGAGTACACGTTGCGCGGCAACACCATCGCCGAGGCGACGGGCGCGAGCGCGCCGGCGATGCCGGACCACTACGACATGCCGGCGCTGCCGGAGAAGAAGTGA
- a CDS encoding NADH-quinone oxidoreductase subunit D, whose product MSTARSTRTTEGRMFTVTGGDWDDFVDGLRDETIESDERIIVNMGPQHPSTHGVLRLILEIEGETVVQARSVIGYLHTGIEKSCEFRTFTQGVTFVTRADYLSPAFNEAAYCMAIEKLLDIEVPRRAQHIRVLLMELTRITSHLVALATGGMELGALTGMTAGFREREEGLHLMEFLTGLRMNMAFIRPGGVAQELPDGWEQKVTSFIEVMRSRLPDYDKLLTGQPVWKGRLVGVGVLPLEGCMQLGITGPILRSAGLAWDLRKTMPYSAYEEYDFDVPVADEADCYARFRLRLAEIWESLKIMEQAVVKLAEPGPVMVTDKKIGWPAQLSIGSDGMGNSLEYIKKIMGESMESLIHHFKLVTEGFHVPAGQAYVGIESPRGELGCHIVSDGGTRPFRVHLRDPGFVNLQSMPAMSEGSMIADVVAAVASIDPVMGGVDR is encoded by the coding sequence ATGAGCACAGCGCGCAGCACCCGGACCACCGAGGGCCGGATGTTCACCGTCACCGGCGGCGACTGGGACGACTTCGTCGACGGCCTGCGGGACGAGACCATCGAGAGCGACGAGCGGATCATCGTCAACATGGGTCCGCAGCACCCGTCGACGCACGGCGTGCTCCGGCTGATCCTGGAGATCGAGGGCGAGACCGTGGTGCAGGCCCGGTCGGTCATCGGCTACCTGCACACCGGGATCGAGAAGTCCTGCGAGTTCCGGACCTTCACCCAGGGCGTCACCTTCGTGACCCGCGCCGACTACCTCTCGCCCGCCTTCAACGAGGCCGCCTACTGCATGGCGATCGAGAAGCTGCTGGACATCGAGGTGCCGCGGCGGGCCCAGCACATCCGGGTGCTGCTGATGGAGTTGACCCGGATCACCTCGCACCTGGTCGCCCTCGCGACCGGCGGCATGGAACTCGGTGCGCTGACCGGCATGACGGCCGGCTTCCGGGAGCGGGAGGAGGGCCTGCACCTGATGGAGTTCCTCACCGGGCTCCGGATGAACATGGCCTTCATCCGCCCCGGCGGCGTGGCTCAGGAGCTGCCGGACGGCTGGGAGCAGAAGGTCACCTCGTTCATCGAGGTGATGCGCTCCCGGCTGCCCGACTACGACAAACTGCTGACCGGGCAACCGGTCTGGAAGGGCCGACTGGTCGGGGTCGGGGTGCTGCCGCTGGAGGGCTGCATGCAGCTCGGCATCACCGGGCCGATCCTGCGCTCCGCCGGACTGGCCTGGGACCTGCGCAAGACCATGCCGTACAGCGCCTACGAGGAGTACGACTTCGACGTGCCGGTGGCCGACGAGGCCGACTGCTACGCACGTTTCAGGTTGCGGCTGGCCGAGATCTGGGAGAGCTTGAAGATCATGGAACAGGCCGTGGTCAAGCTCGCCGAGCCGGGGCCGGTGATGGTCACCGACAAGAAGATCGGCTGGCCGGCGCAGCTCTCGATCGGGTCCGACGGCATGGGCAACTCGCTCGAGTACATCAAGAAGATCATGGGCGAGTCGATGGAGTCGCTGATCCACCACTTCAAGCTGGTGACCGAGGGGTTCCACGTGCCGGCCGGCCAGGCCTACGTCGGCATCGAGAGTCCTCGCGGGGAACTGGGTTGCCACATCGTGTCCGACGGCGGCACCCGCCCGTTCCGGGTCCACCTGCGCGACCCCGGGTTCGTGAACCTGCAGTCCATGCCGGCCATGTCGGAGGGATCGATGATCGCCGACGTGGTGGCGGCGGTCGCGTCCATCGACCCGGTGATGGGCGGTGTCGACCGGTGA
- a CDS encoding NADH-quinone oxidoreductase subunit C yields MAETATHEPTPARGAPVTGTERSGMFGAHGSGDTSGYGLLIREPYTPTRAERPFGGYFDEVADALFAAMAEAGVPVTAVEQITVEHREMTVYLAREHLPALLWIVRDDPSLRFELAASISGVDYGPGVPRRLHVVYELLSMTYRRRLRLEIAVDVEDPHVPSAVQTYPTADWHEREVWDMFGIIFDGHPGLTRILMPDDWEGHPQRKDYPLGGIPVEYQGAEIAAPDTRRSYS; encoded by the coding sequence GTGGCCGAGACCGCCACGCACGAGCCGACTCCCGCCCGCGGTGCGCCGGTCACCGGCACCGAGCGTTCCGGCATGTTCGGCGCGCACGGGTCCGGCGACACCTCCGGTTACGGCCTGCTGATCCGCGAGCCGTACACGCCGACCCGGGCCGAGCGGCCGTTCGGCGGCTACTTCGACGAGGTCGCCGACGCGCTCTTCGCGGCGATGGCCGAGGCCGGGGTGCCGGTGACCGCGGTCGAGCAGATCACCGTGGAACACCGGGAGATGACGGTCTACCTGGCCCGCGAGCACCTGCCCGCCCTGCTGTGGATCGTCCGCGACGACCCGTCGCTGCGGTTCGAGCTGGCGGCCTCGATCTCCGGGGTGGACTACGGGCCCGGCGTGCCCCGCCGGCTGCACGTGGTCTACGAGCTGCTGTCGATGACCTACCGGCGCCGGTTGCGGCTCGAGATCGCCGTGGACGTCGAGGATCCGCACGTGCCGAGCGCCGTGCAGACCTACCCCACCGCGGACTGGCACGAGCGGGAGGTCTGGGACATGTTCGGCATCATCTTCGACGGTCACCCGGGACTGACCCGGATCTTGATGCCGGACGACTGGGAGGGTCACCCGCAGCGCAAGGACTATCCGCTCGGCGGCATCCCGGTCGAGTACCAGGGTGCCGAGATCGCCGCCCCCGACACCCGCCGGAGCTACTCATGA
- a CDS encoding NuoB/complex I 20 kDa subunit family protein, whose product MGLEEKLPNGILLTSVEKLVNWTRKASLFPATFGLACCAIEMMTTGAPRYDLGRFGMEVFRASPRQADLMIVAGRVTQKMAPVLRQIYDQMAEPKWVLAMGVCASSGGMFNNYAVVQGVDHIVPVDMYLPGCPPRPEMLIDAILKLHAKIMDDPINSVRAAEFEGRRTDLVASSVRYGRNGVLHGRPMPSDEELAAQTARAEAVRP is encoded by the coding sequence GTGGGTCTGGAGGAGAAACTGCCCAACGGGATCCTGCTGACCAGCGTGGAGAAGCTGGTCAACTGGACCCGGAAGGCGTCGCTGTTCCCGGCGACGTTCGGGTTGGCGTGCTGCGCCATCGAGATGATGACGACCGGCGCGCCGCGCTACGACCTGGGCCGGTTCGGCATGGAGGTGTTCCGCGCCTCGCCGCGGCAGGCCGACCTGATGATCGTCGCGGGCCGGGTGACGCAGAAGATGGCGCCGGTGCTGCGGCAGATCTACGACCAGATGGCCGAGCCGAAATGGGTGCTGGCGATGGGGGTCTGCGCGTCGTCGGGCGGCATGTTCAACAACTACGCCGTTGTGCAGGGGGTGGACCACATCGTGCCGGTCGACATGTACCTGCCCGGCTGCCCGCCACGGCCGGAGATGCTGATCGACGCCATCCTCAAGCTGCACGCGAAGATCATGGACGACCCGATCAACAGCGTCCGGGCCGCCGAGTTCGAGGGCAGGCGCACGGATCTCGTCGCCTCCTCGGTGCGGTACGGGCGCAACGGGGTGCTGCACGGCCGGCCGATGCCCTCCGACGAGGAGCTCGCCGCGCAGACCGCCCGCGCCGAGGCGGTGCGGCCGTGA
- a CDS encoding NADH-quinone oxidoreductase subunit A, which translates to MSEYLPIVILLIVAGGFAVTNATVLTDLVGPRRYNRAKLDAYECGIEPTPLPPSTAGRFPVKFYLTAMLFIIFDIEIIFLYPWAQSAVPLGVFGLIEMGLFIGTVFVAYAYVWRRGGLDWD; encoded by the coding sequence GTGAGTGAATATCTGCCGATCGTGATCCTGCTCATCGTGGCGGGCGGCTTCGCCGTGACCAACGCGACGGTGCTCACCGACCTGGTCGGCCCGCGCCGGTACAACCGCGCGAAGCTGGACGCCTACGAGTGCGGCATCGAGCCGACACCGCTGCCACCGTCGACGGCCGGCCGTTTCCCGGTGAAGTTCTACCTGACGGCCATGCTGTTCATCATCTTCGACATCGAGATCATCTTCCTCTACCCCTGGGCGCAGTCCGCCGTGCCGCTCGGGGTGTTCGGCCTGATCGAGATGGGCCTGTTCATCGGCACCGTGTTCGTCGCGTACGCCTACGTCTGGCGGCGCGGGGGTCTCGACTGGGATTGA
- a CDS encoding geranylgeranyl reductase family protein has translation MTAAGAASGGHPDSAADVIVVGAGPAGATAATYLARSGVDVLLLEKSTFPRDKVCGDGLTPRGVKQVLALGIDVSGDDWLRNRGLRVVGGGRSIELDWPTLQDFPDFGLVRTRRDFDQMLADLAVKSGARLHQGTSVTGPVVDEKSGRIIGVTAKTEAGPRTFRAPLVLSADGVSARLALAMGIGKNEKRPLGVAVRQYYASPARTHDDFLESHLELWDRSDPRDPKLLPGYGWIFGLGDGTVNVGLGMLNSSKAFGRTDYRKLLRTWLDGTPEEWGLREAQAIGPVGGAGLPMGFNRTPHYGRGLVLLGDSAGAVNPFNGEGIAYAMESAALAAESVLQALGRPEGPSREAALEGYSAAMKEHLGSYYRLGGIFSTLIGKPAIMKTATRLGLPRKHLMYLVLKLLAGLYDGRDGDWADKVVRTLNSLAPSV, from the coding sequence GTGACCGCAGCAGGAGCCGCATCGGGAGGCCATCCCGATTCCGCCGCCGACGTGATCGTCGTCGGTGCCGGTCCTGCGGGCGCGACGGCTGCGACCTACCTGGCCCGGTCCGGGGTCGACGTGCTGCTGCTGGAGAAGTCGACCTTCCCGCGGGACAAGGTGTGCGGTGACGGCCTCACCCCGCGTGGGGTCAAGCAGGTGCTCGCCCTCGGTATCGACGTCTCCGGCGACGACTGGTTGCGCAACCGCGGCCTGCGGGTCGTCGGCGGCGGCCGGTCGATCGAGCTGGACTGGCCCACGCTGCAGGACTTCCCGGACTTCGGGCTGGTCCGCACCCGGCGCGACTTCGACCAGATGCTGGCCGACCTGGCCGTGAAGTCCGGCGCCCGGCTGCACCAGGGCACCTCCGTCACCGGGCCGGTGGTCGACGAGAAGTCCGGCCGTATCATCGGTGTCACCGCCAAGACCGAGGCCGGCCCGCGCACCTTCCGGGCGCCGCTGGTGCTGTCGGCCGACGGCGTGTCCGCCCGGCTGGCGCTGGCGATGGGCATCGGCAAGAACGAGAAGCGGCCGCTGGGCGTCGCGGTGCGGCAGTACTACGCCAGCCCGGCGCGCACCCACGACGACTTCCTCGAGTCGCACCTGGAGCTGTGGGACCGCAGCGACCCGCGCGACCCGAAGCTGCTGCCCGGCTACGGCTGGATCTTCGGGCTCGGCGACGGCACGGTGAACGTCGGCCTCGGCATGCTCAACTCGTCGAAGGCATTCGGGCGCACCGACTACCGCAAATTGCTGCGCACCTGGCTGGACGGCACCCCGGAGGAGTGGGGGCTGCGCGAGGCGCAGGCGATCGGTCCGGTCGGCGGTGCCGGCCTGCCGATGGGTTTCAACCGGACCCCGCACTACGGACGGGGTCTCGTGCTGCTCGGCGACTCGGCCGGCGCGGTCAACCCGTTCAACGGCGAGGGCATCGCCTATGCGATGGAGTCGGCGGCACTGGCCGCCGAGTCCGTGCTGCAGGCGCTCGGCCGGCCGGAGGGACCGAGCCGGGAGGCCGCGCTCGAGGGCTACTCGGCGGCGATGAAGGAGCACCTGGGCTCGTACTACCGACTCGGCGGGATCTTCTCCACGCTGATCGGCAAGCCGGCGATCATGAAGACCGCCACCCGGCTCGGGCTGCCGCGCAAGCACCTGATGTACCTGGTGCTCAAACTGCTGGCCGGCCTCTACGACGGACGCGACGGCGACTGGGCGGACAAGGTGGTCCGCACCCTGAACTCCCTGGCACCCAGCGTCTAG